One genomic segment of Pandoraea sputorum includes these proteins:
- the dnaK gene encoding molecular chaperone DnaK: MGKIIGIDLGTTNSCVAVMEGNQVKIIENAEGARTTPSIIAYMDDGEILVGAPAKRQAVTNPKNTLYAVKRLIGRRFEEKEVQKDIALMPYKIIKADNGDAWVEARNEKLAPPQISAEVLRKMKKTAEDYLGEPVTEAVITVPAYFNDSQRQATKDAGRIAGLEVKRIINEPTAAALAFGLDKKEGGDRKIAVYDLGGGTFDISIIEIADVDGEHQFEVLSTNGDTFLGGEDFDQRIIDYIIGEFKKEQGVDLSKDVLALQRLKEAAEKAKIELSSSQQTEINLPYITADASGPKHLNLKITRAKLEALVEELITRTIEPCRTAIKDAGVKVSDIDDVILVGGMTRMPKVQEKVKEFFGKEPRKDVNPDEAVAAGASIQGSVLSGDRKDVLLLDVTPLSLGIETLGGVMTKMITKNTTIPTKHSQVFSTADDNQPAVTIKVYQGEREMAAGNKSLGEFNLEGIPPAARGTPQIEVTFDIDANGILHVGAKDKATGKENKIVIKANSGLSDAEIEQMVKDAELNAEEDKKARELADSRNQGDALVHSTRKALTEYGDKIEASEKEAIESAITALEESLRGSDKADIDAKVEALGTASQKLGEKMYADMQAQAGAAGAAGAEQGKPHDDNVVDAEVKEVNDKK, from the coding sequence ATGGGCAAAATCATCGGTATCGACTTGGGCACCACGAACTCGTGCGTGGCCGTCATGGAAGGGAATCAGGTCAAGATCATCGAAAACGCGGAAGGTGCTCGCACCACGCCGTCGATCATCGCCTATATGGACGATGGCGAGATCCTGGTCGGTGCGCCGGCTAAGCGCCAGGCCGTGACCAACCCGAAGAACACGCTGTACGCCGTCAAGCGCCTGATTGGTCGCCGCTTCGAAGAAAAAGAAGTGCAGAAGGACATCGCGCTGATGCCCTACAAGATCATCAAGGCCGACAACGGCGACGCCTGGGTCGAGGCACGCAACGAAAAGCTGGCCCCGCCGCAGATTTCCGCCGAAGTGCTGCGCAAGATGAAGAAGACCGCCGAGGACTACCTGGGCGAGCCGGTCACGGAAGCCGTGATCACGGTGCCGGCCTACTTCAACGACAGCCAGCGCCAGGCCACGAAGGACGCAGGCCGCATCGCCGGTCTGGAAGTCAAGCGCATCATCAACGAGCCGACCGCTGCCGCACTGGCTTTCGGTCTGGACAAGAAGGAAGGCGGCGACCGCAAGATCGCTGTGTATGACCTGGGTGGCGGCACGTTCGACATCTCGATCATCGAAATCGCGGATGTGGACGGCGAACACCAGTTCGAAGTGCTGTCGACCAATGGCGATACGTTCCTGGGCGGCGAAGACTTCGACCAGCGCATCATCGACTACATCATCGGCGAGTTCAAGAAGGAACAAGGCGTCGATCTGTCGAAGGACGTGCTCGCGCTGCAACGCCTGAAGGAAGCTGCTGAAAAGGCCAAGATCGAACTGTCGTCGAGCCAGCAGACCGAAATCAACCTGCCGTACATCACGGCCGACGCCTCGGGTCCGAAGCACTTGAACCTGAAGATCACGCGCGCCAAGCTCGAAGCGCTGGTCGAAGAGCTGATCACGCGCACGATCGAACCGTGCCGCACGGCGATCAAGGATGCCGGCGTCAAGGTCAGCGACATCGACGACGTGATTCTGGTCGGCGGTATGACGCGTATGCCGAAGGTGCAGGAGAAGGTGAAGGAGTTCTTCGGCAAGGAACCGCGCAAGGACGTGAACCCGGACGAAGCCGTGGCCGCAGGTGCCTCGATTCAGGGCTCGGTCCTCTCGGGCGACCGTAAAGACGTGCTGCTGCTCGACGTCACCCCGCTCTCGCTCGGTATCGAAACGCTGGGCGGCGTGATGACGAAGATGATCACGAAGAACACCACGATCCCGACGAAGCACTCGCAAGTGTTCTCGACGGCGGACGACAACCAGCCGGCCGTGACGATCAAGGTGTATCAGGGTGAGCGCGAGATGGCCGCCGGCAACAAGTCGCTGGGCGAGTTCAACCTCGAAGGCATTCCGCCGGCAGCACGCGGCACGCCGCAGATCGAAGTGACCTTCGACATCGACGCCAACGGCATTCTGCACGTCGGCGCGAAGGACAAGGCCACCGGCAAGGAAAACAAGATCGTCATCAAGGCGAACTCGGGCCTGTCGGACGCTGAGATCGAGCAAATGGTGAAGGACGCCGAGCTCAACGCGGAAGAAGACAAGAAGGCACGCGAGCTGGCCGATTCCCGTAATCAGGGCGACGCGCTGGTGCACAGCACCCGCAAGGCGCTGACCGAGTACGGCGACAAGATCGAGGCTTCGGAGAAGGAAGCCATCGAATCGGCGATCACGGCACTGGAAGAATCGCTGCGCGGTTCGGACAAGGCCGACATCGATGCCAAGGTCGAAGCGCTGGGTACGGCAAGCCAGAAGCTCGGCGAGAAGATGTATGCTGACATGCAGGCGCAAGCCGGTGCTGCGGGTGCCGCAGGTGCCGAGCAGGGCAAGCCGCATGACGACAACGTCGTCGACGCCGAAGTGAAGGAAGTCAACGACAAGAAGTAA
- the grpE gene encoding nucleotide exchange factor GrpE: protein MTEQQNTPDQPIPSQAEAAPTDAAGANDALPSVEAQLQAAQAEAAALRDEALRARAEMENIRRRAEEEVSKARKFAVESFAENLLPVIDSLEAAAADKSGDVAKLQEGVALTLRQLVSALERSKVSVIDPAGAKFDPHQHQAISMVPAEQEPNTVVAVLQKGYLIADRVLRPALVTVAAGK, encoded by the coding sequence ATGACTGAACAGCAAAACACCCCCGACCAGCCGATTCCGTCCCAGGCCGAAGCGGCCCCGACCGACGCTGCGGGCGCGAACGACGCGCTGCCCTCGGTCGAGGCGCAACTTCAGGCGGCTCAGGCAGAAGCGGCGGCCCTTCGCGACGAGGCGCTGCGCGCCCGCGCCGAGATGGAAAACATCCGCCGCCGTGCGGAAGAGGAAGTGTCGAAGGCGCGTAAGTTCGCCGTCGAAAGCTTTGCCGAGAACCTCCTGCCGGTCATCGACAGCCTCGAAGCGGCTGCCGCCGACAAGAGCGGCGATGTGGCCAAGCTGCAAGAGGGCGTGGCCCTGACGCTGCGTCAACTCGTGTCGGCGCTGGAGCGCAGCAAGGTGTCGGTCATCGACCCCGCTGGCGCGAAGTTTGATCCGCATCAGCATCAGGCCATCTCGATGGTGCCGGCCGAACAGGAGCCGAACACGGTCGTGGCCGTGCTGCAAAAGGGTTACCTGATTGCTGACCGCGTGCTGCGTCCGGCATTGGTGACGGTCGCCGCAGGCAAGTAA
- a CDS encoding thioredoxin family protein — translation MAGDLPGMKGVDGTAFEAFSMHELTATTFDEGLSAAGEDLAVVFFWGVDCFNCEVAKKTMLAQREAIEALGLRWFHANVYADMALGRRFALHGVPTFFFFHAGKRLGRATGWQGLPQFRLAVAAAREKIAAVGGKTGLQEGS, via the coding sequence ATGGCAGGCGATCTTCCGGGGATGAAAGGGGTGGACGGCACGGCATTCGAGGCGTTCTCGATGCACGAGCTGACGGCCACGACGTTCGATGAAGGGCTAAGCGCGGCGGGGGAAGACCTCGCCGTGGTGTTCTTCTGGGGCGTCGATTGTTTCAACTGCGAAGTCGCCAAGAAGACCATGCTCGCGCAGCGCGAGGCCATCGAAGCCCTCGGGCTGCGCTGGTTTCACGCCAACGTGTACGCCGATATGGCGCTGGGCCGCCGTTTCGCGCTGCATGGGGTGCCGACGTTTTTCTTCTTCCATGCGGGGAAGAGGCTGGGCCGGGCGACCGGCTGGCAGGGTCTGCCCCAGTTCCGGCTGGCGGTGGCCGCCGCACGCGAGAAAATCGCGGCGGTGGGGGGCAAAACCGGGCTGCAAGAAGGGTCTTGA
- a CDS encoding chorismate-binding protein encodes MQSEAPLAAFALLDDSADPAGGARLYTGLVREVTCDEPGVLSDALREVEDATRHGLHAVLLSDYEFGVRLGGVHTVATRRAPGQFRALLFSGVQRLDAAQTQAWLARQEWLDAGGDADAWQDNRERVSANPGVAGIGALKSDVSDAAFDDAIARIHEWLAQGECYQINYTYRLNFDAFGSPVALYRRLRARQPVPYGALVMLPGARGVAGRAILSLSPELFLRHSRGRVEARPMKGTAPACGDEAIDAQRSAALAADEKNRAENLMIVDLLRNDLGRLATPGSVKVPKLFEVTRFASVLQMTSTVTATLPDTTSMADVLRALFPCGSITGAPKHRTMQLIGALETSPRGLYTGAIGWLDARSDDPQALGDFCMSVAIRTLELDAPDASGMRRGRLGVGAGIVLDSKADEERDECRLKARFLSALDPGFELFETMQATRASGVAHLARHLSRLQKSAQYFGFTFDEAALREQLDAVVATLSEDDIHRVRLALSHNGTAAITHGVLSPLHGDAVKVLLADVSQTTRADDLFLRHKTTVRARYDAAWKAAEAQGAFDVLFFNDRGELTEGGRSTVFVKRNGIWMTPPLSSGVLPGVMRSVLLDDPSWAAVEAVITRDDLRSAQAIVVCNALRGALPATIAATTTV; translated from the coding sequence ATGCAAAGTGAAGCGCCCCTGGCCGCGTTCGCGCTGTTGGACGACAGTGCGGACCCGGCCGGTGGGGCGCGTCTGTACACCGGGCTCGTACGCGAGGTCACTTGCGACGAGCCCGGTGTGCTTTCCGACGCGCTCCGCGAAGTGGAAGACGCCACGCGTCACGGCCTGCACGCCGTGCTGCTGTCCGATTACGAATTCGGCGTGCGCCTCGGTGGCGTGCATACGGTCGCGACGCGTCGTGCGCCGGGCCAGTTCCGCGCCCTGTTGTTTTCCGGGGTGCAGCGGCTCGACGCCGCGCAAACGCAGGCGTGGCTGGCGCGTCAGGAGTGGCTGGACGCCGGAGGCGATGCCGACGCCTGGCAGGACAATCGTGAACGTGTGAGCGCCAACCCCGGCGTTGCAGGTATCGGCGCATTGAAGAGCGACGTGAGCGACGCGGCCTTCGACGATGCCATCGCCCGTATCCACGAATGGCTCGCACAAGGCGAGTGCTATCAGATCAACTACACGTACCGTCTGAATTTCGACGCGTTCGGCTCGCCGGTTGCGTTGTATCGCCGCCTGCGCGCGCGTCAGCCGGTGCCGTACGGCGCACTCGTGATGCTGCCCGGTGCGCGAGGCGTTGCCGGGCGCGCGATCCTTTCGCTGTCGCCCGAGTTGTTCCTGCGTCATTCGCGCGGACGGGTGGAGGCGCGTCCGATGAAGGGAACTGCGCCCGCGTGCGGCGACGAGGCCATCGACGCACAACGCAGCGCAGCACTCGCCGCCGACGAAAAGAACCGCGCCGAGAATCTGATGATCGTGGACTTGCTGCGAAACGATCTCGGACGTCTTGCGACGCCCGGCTCAGTCAAAGTCCCGAAGCTTTTCGAAGTGACACGGTTTGCCAGTGTCCTGCAAATGACATCGACGGTCACCGCAACCTTGCCGGACACGACCTCGATGGCCGACGTGCTGCGCGCCTTGTTCCCTTGCGGATCGATCACGGGCGCGCCGAAACATCGGACGATGCAGTTGATCGGTGCACTGGAAACGTCGCCGCGCGGTCTCTACACCGGGGCCATCGGCTGGCTCGACGCACGCAGTGACGATCCGCAGGCGTTGGGCGACTTCTGCATGTCGGTTGCGATCCGCACGCTCGAACTCGATGCGCCGGACGCGAGCGGCATGCGTCGCGGACGTCTGGGCGTCGGCGCGGGGATCGTGCTGGACAGTAAAGCAGATGAAGAACGCGACGAGTGCCGCCTGAAGGCGCGCTTCCTGAGCGCACTTGATCCGGGCTTTGAACTCTTCGAGACGATGCAAGCGACCCGCGCCTCCGGCGTCGCTCATCTCGCACGACACCTGTCGCGCTTGCAAAAGTCTGCGCAGTACTTCGGCTTCACGTTTGACGAAGCGGCATTGCGCGAACAACTCGACGCGGTGGTCGCAACGCTGAGTGAAGACGACATCCATCGCGTACGCCTCGCGTTGTCTCACAATGGCACGGCGGCGATCACGCATGGTGTGCTCTCGCCGCTGCACGGCGACGCAGTGAAAGTGCTGTTGGCCGATGTCTCTCAAACGACGCGTGCGGACGATCTGTTTCTGCGCCACAAGACCACGGTGCGCGCGCGTTACGACGCCGCCTGGAAAGCGGCCGAAGCGCAGGGTGCGTTCGACGTGCTGTTCTTCAACGACCGGGGCGAGTTGACGGAAGGCGGGCGCAGCACGGTGTTCGTCAAACGTAACGGCATCTGGATGACACCGCCGTTGTCTTCTGGCGTGCTGCCCGGGGTGATGCGCAGCGTGCTTCTGGACGACCCGTCGTGGGCCGCCGTCGAGGCGGTCATTACGCGCGACGACTTGCGCTCGGCGCAAGCTATCGTCGTGTGCAATGCCCTGCGTGGTGCGCTACCGGCGACGATCGCGGCCACGACCACCGTCTGA
- a CDS encoding RNA-binding S4 domain-containing protein codes for MTVKVDDSPHAATRIDKWLWAARFFKTRSLATQAVDRGRVLCNEARVKPARDVRPGDVVSVDNGSTRWEVRVKAIAEVRGSAPVAQSLYEETEASIQARADESERRRLFQEPAAQMHGRPTKRDRRRLGGVGE; via the coding sequence GTGACGGTCAAGGTGGACGATTCCCCGCACGCCGCTACGCGGATCGACAAATGGCTGTGGGCGGCGCGTTTCTTCAAGACGCGCTCGCTCGCCACGCAGGCGGTCGACCGTGGCCGCGTGCTTTGCAATGAAGCCCGCGTGAAACCGGCGCGCGATGTGCGTCCCGGCGATGTCGTGTCGGTCGACAACGGCAGCACGCGCTGGGAAGTGAGGGTCAAAGCGATTGCCGAGGTGCGCGGCTCCGCGCCGGTCGCGCAGTCGCTGTACGAAGAGACCGAAGCGAGCATTCAGGCGCGTGCCGACGAGAGCGAACGCCGACGTCTGTTCCAGGAACCGGCGGCGCAGATGCACGGCCGTCCGACCAAGCGCGACCGCCGCCGTCTCGGTGGCGTTGGCGAGTAG
- the dnaJ gene encoding molecular chaperone DnaJ — translation MAKRDYYEVLGVAKNASDEEIKKAYRKLAMKYHPDRNPDSKDAEDKFKEVKEAYEMLSEPEKRAAYDQYGHAGVDPSMGGFGGAGGQGFGGFADAFGDIFGDIFGQGGPGGRGGRGGPQVYRGADLRYNMEITLEQAANGFDTQIRVPSWDECEICHGNGAKPGTKPETCPTCNGAGSVRMSQGFFSVQQTCPKCHGTGSYIPEPCTNCHGSGKIKKTKTLEIKIPAGIEDGMRIRSSGNGEPGVNGGPAGDLYVEIHIKAHNVFERDGDDLHCQMPISFATAALGGDIDAPTLHGKATFEVPEGTQTGKTFRLRGKGIKGLRASYPGDLYVHVQVETPVKLNDAQKQMLRDFDASLKEGGARHSPQSKGWFDRVKQFFE, via the coding sequence ATGGCCAAACGTGATTACTACGAAGTCCTTGGCGTCGCCAAGAACGCCTCGGACGAAGAGATTAAGAAGGCGTATCGCAAGCTGGCGATGAAGTATCACCCGGACCGCAATCCGGACAGCAAGGACGCCGAAGACAAGTTCAAAGAGGTCAAAGAGGCCTACGAGATGCTCTCCGAGCCGGAGAAGCGCGCGGCGTACGACCAGTACGGTCACGCGGGCGTCGACCCGAGCATGGGCGGCTTCGGCGGTGCGGGCGGTCAGGGCTTCGGCGGCTTCGCGGACGCGTTCGGCGACATCTTCGGTGACATCTTCGGTCAGGGCGGCCCCGGTGGCCGTGGTGGCCGCGGCGGTCCGCAGGTGTATCGCGGTGCCGATCTGCGTTACAACATGGAGATCACGCTGGAGCAGGCCGCGAACGGCTTCGACACGCAGATTCGCGTGCCGAGCTGGGACGAATGCGAGATCTGCCACGGCAACGGCGCGAAGCCGGGCACGAAGCCCGAGACCTGCCCGACCTGTAACGGTGCGGGCTCGGTGCGCATGTCGCAGGGTTTCTTCAGCGTTCAGCAGACCTGCCCGAAGTGCCACGGCACGGGCTCGTATATTCCTGAGCCCTGCACCAACTGCCACGGCTCGGGCAAGATCAAGAAGACCAAGACGCTGGAAATCAAGATCCCGGCGGGTATCGAAGACGGCATGCGCATTCGTTCGTCTGGCAACGGCGAGCCGGGTGTGAACGGCGGCCCGGCGGGCGACCTGTATGTGGAAATCCACATCAAGGCGCACAACGTGTTCGAGCGCGACGGCGACGATCTGCACTGCCAGATGCCGATTTCGTTCGCGACGGCGGCGCTTGGCGGCGACATCGACGCACCGACGCTGCATGGCAAGGCCACCTTCGAAGTGCCCGAAGGCACGCAGACGGGCAAGACGTTCCGACTGCGCGGCAAGGGCATCAAGGGCCTGCGCGCGAGCTATCCGGGCGATCTGTACGTGCACGTGCAGGTGGAAACGCCGGTCAAGCTCAACGATGCGCAAAAGCAGATGTTGCGCGACTTCGATGCTTCGCTGAAGGAAGGCGGTGCACGCCACAGCCCGCAGTCGAAGGGCTGGTTCGACCGCGTCAAGCAGTTCTTCGAGTAA